TCGAAGCACATCAACAGAACGAATCACAAAATCATGATGGCTATATATGAGAGCAATTGTCCTTTAAGTAAACTGAAGTTGAGCAGTGTAGATGGTTGAGAACAAATTCAAATTTTTGTGGCAATGCCTGATATGGAATGCCAGGTTTTGTGATCCCCCGTCTAGGATGTTGTTGTGTCCTGGCTAATAACTAGGATGCTACTTTACTGCCCTCGTAATATCCAGTATTTCGTTTCCCTTAACTCATATGTAAGACGATGATCTACAAGTACAATCAATATCGAGAACGACTGGGGGCGACACACTGAGGTCATGGATGGACATTGTCTCCCCAGCTGATAATTGCTCATCGATCGTTCAATATCCGACCATCGCACGAAGTCTGTAGGCTCCTGCACCGACTATGGCATCGGGGAGCTCTCAACATCCCAGCAATACCTCATCAGGCCCGCCGAGGTGGAGACCgcggaaaagaagagaagggtgCGCCGGTAGTTACTCGGTGGGGTCGATTTTGGTACCGATCCAAAGTGTTGGAGACTTATCGAGGTCAATCGACCTCTTAGATAGCGTCCATAGAGAGGGCCTTTCATGTTCTTAAGCCGTTCCTAAGTCCTTCCTGTGCTATTCATATTGATATCTTCTAAACCCTCTGAAGACACAGTGCGCCATGTTCGCTCCAAACCTACCATGGCCTCGGGGGGGAATACATGAGACTGGCTTACACCAAAATCCACCGATCTACCACCAAATCCAGTCTCGTGTTATATTTCCCCCCCTAGCATGGCTACCTGATTTGGCCTTGTAGGGCAGAACGTTCAGAGGCATGGGGAAGATGCTCGCTTACGCGATTTTCCGTCATGGCTTCAGTCATTATGATCGTGTGAGCTTTGGTTCGATTGTCCCGTAGAACTCGGCAAGTGGTGGGAGGCGCAGTCTGTGCCGGTATTGGTGTCAGATTTCCAGACTTCCTGTTTCGGCTGGTTTTCTTCGCTACTTTGTCGCTTCTTTGAAaccatcttcttggtcaaagACGGAGTTTGTGATCGGGTTCCTCCACGGCGCTTCTCTCTGCTACGCGTGGCCTTTGACATCGGCCAAGAGCGACGGAATCTTCCAGTAGTTGGTGCAGTCACCTTGTGAGCTGCAGGTGCACTGTGCCGAAATTGTAGTTGATGTAGGAATGTGTGGTTGGGATTGTCGTGGCAAGTGCAACGACAAGGAGCGAGATTGGGCCCGGAGgccttgacgatcttggcaATGAGCTCGGCCATGGACAATTCGATATGAAGCTTCACGAGATATGCAAGTGGGTGAAACTCGACGTATCTGGCACAACGATTAGCTGATGGGCAATACACGGGAGTTTCAACATACAGAAACGTATTCCGTAGTGACATTGACCCAATGATCAGAATCTATTTCGAGTGTCAGCCAGCTGATATACAGAAGAGTTTGATAATGAGGACTTGCATCCATCGAGATGGAGACGATGACCATCACCAGGTTGAAGCGATACAACACCACATACTTGGTTAGGCCGTATGATATGAGGGACGAGCGGACAAGATAGACAAAGTAGAAGTTCAGAGCCAGATCAATAACCGCAAAAATCCCTTTCTCGATTCGGTCCCAAAcgttgttgatatcgatatAAGTCTGGCTAATTTGCAGTCGAGCCGGTATCCAAATACAAAAGACTGAAACGTTAATAAGTGCCAAGATAACAAATATTCCCCATTTTAGTCGTCGAACGATGGTCGGTGAAACGTGGAGAAGGGCTATTCGGTTGACAATGATTTGCATAATGCAATGGATTTGAAATACCCAAAGGAGCACTGTAGCGATTAGCCCGGGACCGCAAACGTGAGCCAGTGAACATACAGATGAAGAAATATATCAAGAACCTTGAAGTGACATGGTTAATCAttgagcttgatgccattgaAAATAGAGATCGAGCAACCAAGACTCACCCTGGACGAATAGTTCCTCGAACATAACCCCAGCCAAGACCTCCAATAATGGCGCTGGAGACCAATTCAAGCCATATCAAGACCATATACGTTGTGATTCTTTGTGCGCGTTTCCATTGATGATAAGTTTGAATACCCACACGAATGAGACCAAAAATTGCCAGACACAGAGTCATGCCAAAGGTGATGCTGACAATCGCCCAGTCAGAGCAACTTGGCTCGTGGTATTCAAACCATGGTGGAATAAGCAGTCCGCCCCCCTTCATTGTATCATGGCTACCGGCGTGATCAGAGGTAAGAGGTTAGATGGTTGGTGAGTGGTGCACACGATTGAACACCAACTAGAAATGTCGGCTTGATCTCGAGGTTTTGTAGCAAGGGTCTCGGTTTGTCAAAGCCAAAAGACCAAGTCGAAATCAATGTCGAATGCCACGAAAATGTTGCAAGAAGCAAAATACGATCCCCACGCCACCGAGTCTTCGATGTCCGTATCAGGGCATTTCTGTACTGCACGGCGAGCTGAGGGTTTGTCGAGGAGGCGGGTTACGCGGAACAGAAGGACCAGTGCAATGCAAGCTGTAGTGGTAGCGTCGTCCAGCGGCTGATCCTGGACTAAAGACTGGACGTTGAGGACGTGGCGCTCCTGTTGTGGAAGTCCGATAGCCCGGGTGTGGAGGGTTAGTAACTTTTAATATCACCTGGCTACCGACCGAGTCCAGTGGTGTCTGACGGTGAAGAGGATGTAGATTGTCACCGCTTCGGCTGagcctttcttttcttttccgtAAGGTAGGGATGGAGCCCAGTTCCAACAACGAAGCTGCAGGGAGGAGGATGGAGGGCCCATTTGTCCTTTCACCACGGTTGACTAGTCCACGGCATTGTAATTGCCGAGACATCTTGTTAAGAGCGCATTCGTGATATTTGAACCAGCGATTTCCTGGCCATTGGCGTCTTGCTATGTCATTATCCTTAATCCGCTCCACAGCAAtggaacagcaacaacagctcTAATGCAGCTCAAATTGGTGGACGATAGCTTACAGTAAGCGATCGATAGAGTAGAGTTTATCGGGGCACGGGGGACTTAGTTGGTGAGGATAAGGCCAAGCCAACGCAATGCACGAAGGCCCGTCGATCTTAGTGTGATATGATACGTCAGAGGCAGCCGCTAAGTTAAGATCTGTCTCTGCCGTCATGCAATTGCCGAATCTAGATTTGACAACCAGAGCGATTTGCGCTGGGCCAATGTTTGTTGAATAACGAAGGAGAGAGAGTAGAGTGGTCGATTGGactggaggatgatgaatttGATATTGGACATGCAATTCTTTTCAAGTGGTAAATTAATTTCGATGTCGGCAGGAGCTGGTCTGAAACACAGAGCAGGCGCGAATGGTGGCACTTTCCagcctgcctacctacctatggaCGAGTACCTATGCGTTTGTCATCTGAACCCAAAGTCCCTTTCATATCATGATAGAGGTAACTGGTACACGTCCACTTATAAAGTAGTATCAGTTCAAAGATGGATGGCCATTACCTTAGGAAAGTTGACTGATATACATAGTACCTAAGTATTTAAGATGCTTGCTGTTAGGTATGTCCCActaagtacctaggtatggtATTGGCTGCcagcctacctacctacctacacagAGGGAGTTATCGATTCAAGTCCTGAGTAGGTACTTCTTCCCCCACCTGTCAAACGCAATCATCTCAACGACTCACCTAAGTACTCTTGAGGATGATACAtgaaataaaatatctacCCATACCTATGAGCTATTAAAAATGAAACATGGCAAAAGCTGTGGGACTTATTAATGCATTTAATCACAAGCTGGACTCGGCCGAATGAGGTGTATTCACAGAGGCTGAACAGTGTTAGGAGTGAGTGACACCAAGCAATAGTCTACTAGCCATAAACACCAAACATATCATCACGAACCCAACTTAGTCACCGTGACTAAACGACTCATAGTCCTACCATTTCACGTATTTAAAGTAGAGAATTCTACCAGAAACCATGATGTCTTATCTGTCAACTCGCCCATTACCCCAAAATTCTACGTCTATGGCTTTCCTCTTTCAACCCCCCATCTTTGGGAACTACATCCTCCCAGTAGTTCCCATGAATGTACCTACGACGCCGGTTGCTCTACCACAACTCACCGTAGCACCTCTTCAGCTAGGTCAGCTGTATCGGCCTGCCTTTTCTCCACCCATCAGGATCAAAGTCATATACCATCGTGCAGGAACTGTTCTCGCCTCGAACGATGCTTGCTACAACTATCCTCCACCTCGGGAAACAGTGCTAGGAAATTTATCCTGGTGGTCTGAGCAGCATGGACTTGGAGATAAAGCTTATACCCGACGTTGTACACTCTATCTCACGAGAAGCTACCGTTCAATCCTCACTATTAACCCAATAGATGGACCTGTTTCACCACCAGATCTTGTGAAGAAGGTGTCATTTGGCGATATGACAGCTCCAGATTTCCATACGCTGATGATGGGCACAGCAATAAATAACTATGGAGCCTTCATCTTGGTCGATGTGAGTGCATTGGCTAGAGGGAAGtggttgaggagaaggagatagCTGATAGAATTCTCTAGCATGGTTATGTGCCTATTAAGATTCTGGCCCAACAAACCGATAACGATCAGAGTACTCCTCCAAACGGAAGTTCAAATGGCACCACTGACAACAGCCAGAATAACTCGACTGGCAATACTCAgccttcaccaccatcaacctcttcaacgGATGCGATCAACACCAATGCGCCTGAACCTTCCAACGCCGGAGATAACACCACCGTACCTGAGCCAGCTGCATCAGAAATTAATACTGCCCCTGTGGCGACTAATTCTCAGCCGGGATCTAAGATGCCTAAAGTTGCAAGCGTGGAGCCTGGTGACACGGGGGAATAAGGGGATTTACAAGCGGTCAAGCAGTGAAGAGATATTATGTATTAGCCCTCCTCATTCTAGTTTCTTCTGAAGCCCTTGAAGCAAATGGAATCCCTCAGACTGTAACTGTGATCGTGTGTTGTTCGGAAGCATCTCAGCCAAGTTGTCACTGTCAGCCCCTGGCCAGTTCACATTCACGCCAACCTGACACTCGCCCTTTTCTGCGCGCTCATCAAAATCAAAGCATCTATCTCACTGAATAGGAGCTGAGTCTCTGGCGCAGTCGTTAAAAAACGACCCCTCACTTCAATAACATCTCAGGTGAGCTGAATTACACACAACGCCTCCgcttcctcagccttcttctcctcatcgttATCTTTGCCTCATCTCACTGTTTCCTTCAGACTCTGAACCTCAGAGTTACCAAGTGCCATGGACTTATTCATCACTGCCCAAGAGCCCTTTGCGCATCATCCACTCAAGGCCAAAAGCTTCCCTTCAGCTCTGAGCAACTCAACCGACAATCCCTCAAGTGATGCAAGACCTCTTGTGCCTCTCCCACCAGTTTCACAGCTCGAGTTTGATCTCATTGTCCATGATCCCTGCCACGACAGCACTCTCACTGGCTCCTGGGATCCTCTCCCGACCCCTCTGAGCATTCCTCTTAATACCTCCAGGGttcatctcctcaatctcctaCGGGAAAAGCTCCCTGTCGTCGAGGCATCCGGCAAGAATCGTCTCAGTCGCCAAGTCCGCCGTCCCAAGCTTATCTCTGCTACGCTGTACTGGACCTATGGGGGCAAGATTTACCCGCTTGGACCTAGCGATAAGGAGTGGCATTATCGTGATCTCGTCACCAAGACAGACATCATGGCTCGCTCTGAGCTTGAGTGgtttcttctcaaggagatgatggcttcatctAGAGGAGCACTCAAGTGCTACATCTCCGTTCGTGGTGAGCATCTCCCAGCCAAGAAGACTTCTGGCTGGTGGTTCAAAAACAGTGCCTAAGAGCACATACTCCAGTACGTTCACACAACTCGATCTCCGCCAAGCGTTTTAAGTACTGATTGTATAAAAGGATAgtgacatcaacaacattacGATGAAGCTGGACGGCCGGCAAGATGCACTTTAGGGGCAAAGGGGGGGACATGTGTTAGAACTTGATGTATGCAATAAGATCAAGCATATTCCAAGGAATGGAACTAACACGCTATTCATCCACGCATTAAAATTTATCCATAACGTCATCTATTTGTTCATGGAACTGCTAGTTGCCTCGTCTAATGCTGTCTCATCACAAGCGATACAATATATCAACAGAACGCCCGGTAAGGGACATGATTTCTCAGTAACCAATGCCTGCAAAGATTGGTTCATGTCAGATTGCTCTGATTCACTTCTCTTTCGTGCAATGTCGGTTCTTGGGTTGTACTATGTGGCACAGTGAACCTTTGCCCCAATGTTGCTTTATCAGGCGCTCATCGAGCAGTAAAACCGTCAACACTAAGATAAACCAAAGATTTAGACAGACTGACAAATCGAATTAACATCGTAAAGACCAAACTCCATATTTAGCCTAGGTATAATCTGAACAAACCCATGATCCTCGCGCCACCAGACTGCTCATTAAGTCAACACAACGCAAAGCAACGCAACAAggcacggcacggcacaGCACAACCTCAGCTCCTCTCCCCCGTGATTTTGGTCTTTAGCTCTTAAATTAAGACGGACATTGACGACAACACATGCTCGACCAATCCACCAGTGTCTCCAAACTCCCCCGGCCGTATACACCTAATGACTTGCTGAGAGCATTCTTTTCAGATAAAtaaacaagatcaaggcaaATGCAGATGACAAAAACAAGTAAGGGTAGCCAAGACTTTCGACGCCAGCCTGTGCCCCAGGCCCCTGTAATCGTACAAGAGTACAAGAGTAGGTAACTTAACCACGTTACCCAAATTAATGCCCTGATCTCCTCCTTCCCCTCTATTGGTGGTGGGCATTGATGCTCAAGAAACAGGCCCATGACGATGTCGTTTACTATCATTATGTGCATGTTCCAACATGCGTGGGTCTCGTCATCCGTGTCTCCGATTCACTGCCCAGACAAAGATGACTAGACAGTGAAAGGGTGTGCTCCAAGAAGGGGCTTCCCAAGAGCATCCGTTATGCATTGACAAACATAGCCAAGATTGTATGTATGTGGAAATACACGTCTTTCAAGATACCTTCACTTTGTCACAACAGAATATCTTCCCCACAGATAGGCCCATAGCAGTAATAAATACGATGTGACGCCACTATGCAAAGTGATGCTGAATAAAACACTCAAATATCTCGCTGTGCGAGGTAATGAAGCAGTCCATCCCTTACTGGGCTGGCGGGTTTCCCTTGAGACGCTTTGGCATCCTTGGTGTGGGTGGTTTGGCATTACGTGGCATTCCATTGGCAGCAGGCGTAGGTGCTCCAGatccatcctcctctttcacTGCTGATGGCCGTCGGCGCTTGTTCGAAGCGGGGGAGGTGTTTGCACTGGGGCCGCTTGACCCAGTGCCCTGCTGACtttgctgcatctgcattcCGGGAGCTTGCATGTGTCCAGGTGCTGGGCTGCCCATGTGTGGCGATCCAGGGAGGTTCATATGAGCCGCGGCTGGGCTTGCACCCATGGGAAATTGTCCGAAGCTCGGTGTGCGGGCCCCGGGGGGTATTTGTTGACCATTCATATTGGGCGGAACTCCGTTGATCTGTGTTGAGACATACTGATCGAGGGCTTGGTACGGGCCAAGGCCGGGGTTCGAATGGTAAAATTGGAATAATGGGTTCATCTGTCCCATCACTTCAACAATCTGGACATTATTCATTAGCGTCACTCTTACTTACGTTGAGTGAGCTGTCCCTACCTCAAGAAACTGGAAGACAGCTTCAGTCACACCTTTGCTGTTGACAGCCGAATCCGGCAGGTCAACTAGGACCTCTGGTGGCTGGGTTTGAGGTGACTTCAACTGTCgacccttgcccttcttaGACAATTCGGGTGATTTGCCATCCTGTGAGTTAGTTTTGTGCCATTCCTTCATCCACATGTGGGCGGGCTTCGCGGCATCGATGACCTGTTTTCGTGATATGAATTCGTCATGACTCGTGGTGAGGAACTCGAAAAGTTCGATCCTTTGTTCAGCGTCGAATTGTGCTCGGAGCGTACCACTAGCGACCAACTATCACCATCTTAGCAACTCATTTACTCAGATCAATCAGAATGTCTTACGTGAGATCCAGTCTCGAACCAATAAACGAAACTGGCCTTGGAATTTTCAATACAGTGACAATCGCCAGGAAGAGGTCGATCTGTCACACCCTTATCCATGATCAACTGCATATTCTTTACGCCACTGCCAAAATGCGTGTGAAAGTAACGAGCAATAGCAGGATAAGCGATTTCGTATTGCTTATCGGTAGTATCCTCGGCGTCAGTGATATGTAATGAATGACGAAAGACACCATTtggtgagaagaagcgaaacACAAAGCCCTGCCAGTAGGAGACGTCATCCCGGCCCTTTGAGCCCTAGAGATCTCTTATTAGCTTGTCACAGAGGACTTCATTACGATATATCTTACAGGAAAGCCACTCAAGTGTTCGCTGAATTGCATCAGCTTTAGTAAACATTGGCCCTTCATGCTATCTCGTCGCTGTTGCTGGAGAAGTTGGCTTTGAAGTGCGAGTTGCTGCGCGGTAGTGGCGCTCAtctgatgctgctgatgctgagcttGTGGCTGCGGTTGTGACTGTGCCTGGGGTTGAGGCTGCGGTTGAGCTTGTGATTGAGCAGGAGTTTGTGGCACCTGGGGTTGGCTCTGTCCAGGTGGAAGTTGGGAGGGCTGAGCAGGAGTTGAGCTGGGCGTTTGAGCTGGTGTTTGAGGTCCAGTGGGAGCGGGTGTACCAGCCTGCGATGATTGCTGAGGGGTgtgctgaggctgttgctggccagactgctgttgctgctgttgtggttggggttgaggctgaggttggCCCTGGGGTTGTTGGCCCTGCTGGCTGGCCATCTGATTTTGAAGAGCGAGTTGATTTTGCTGCATAGCTTGTATGCTCTGAGCGTTCATCTGCATCGGTTGGCCTGGATTAGGTCCAGCTTGCATTTGCTGAGCATGAGCaacctgctgctgctgttgttgttgttgctgctgttgctgctgctgttgctgttgctgttgatgttgttgcaGAGCAAGCTGCTGGGCCATAATCGCTTGGGCTTGTGGATGCTGTCCCTGATTTGTTAGCTGAAAAGACGCGAATGGCAGCTAGGTTATTAATTGACTTACCGGAGCCAGGCCTCTTCTGAGTTGATGGAGCTGCTGAGGGTTGAGTTGGCTAAATTGACCCATGTTAATAGGCATACCGCCCTGAATATTGGCTTGGAAGGCTTGATGAGCCATGAGTTGTCgcgcttgttgttgttgctgaagtaggtgttgctgttgctgtcgcATCGCAGCCATCGCTTGCGGATTACCAACTGTGAATGGGCCAATTAGCGGTTGCGCAGGGACAGGGATGGTAAAGACAGTGCCAGTAGGGTATCACATACAAtgttgttgctggagctgttGCTGAAGCATTTGCTGCTGCGCGGTGGGATTGAGGTGCTGCAAAGCATGAGCATTTGGGTTCGCACCCGGCGGCATACCGCCCATGAGGGCAGGGTTTACTTGTGCTCCGGGAGCAGAGACCATAGGTCCTCCGAATTGATGAGGCATTCCCCCAGGAGCACCTTGCTGACCTGGGTTGTGAGGCATGCCACCAGGTCCCATGGGATGGCCAGCGACACCTGGATGCCCCATGCCAGCAGGATGCCCAGAGAAATTCGGGCCCATACTTGTTGCCATCATGATTAAGTAGTCGGGTCGATTATCCACGGCGTGGATATCGACGATCGCGTAGAAATACTATCGCATACGTAGAACGATGGGAATGAAGTGAGATTGCCAGACGACGCGAATGGGTGCGCGAAAGACGACTGTCGGATACTCGAAGTGGCTGAGGATGTTTATAATAGGTATTTCGCGTCTCGCGACGAGACAGGACGGGGTGCACGGTGCGATATTGATCTTGACGGAAATCAAAAACGACAAGGGAATATAGATCAAAAGCGTGACTATTGAGTCTTCTGCTGTGGAATCGTAGAGTGTCGATGCGATAGGAACCGCCAAGGCATCGGCGAGGGGAAGAGATAATTATTTGGTGGTGTGGTTTCGCGCTGCGTGTGCggacaagagagagagaacaAGGCCGACGGGGGGGACAGGAGGTTGTGGGCGAATAAGGCGACGATGGGGCGAGTGGCACGTCACGAGATTCCAAAGGCCGGGACCAGCGAAGAGGTCAATAGAAGTAAACCGCGGGACGGCCTGAAAAAAAGTGAGGCCCAAAAAGAGCGCAGATCAAGGCGTTGAGAAAGAAATTGGTAGATTTGTCGAAAGTCGGGGACCCAGGGGAGAAGGCAATGCGAAGACACGGGAGCGATGCCACAAAGAGGGTTGATCCGCTTTCAGTACGGGGATGGGGAGAAAGAATGGGAGTCGCAAGGACGGGGACTGGGCCGTGGTTGAGTGGGCGGCTGGGCTGGGTAGTGTCTCCCGCGGATGCGATTAGGTTCAGTAAGGTACGGTTCGGTACGGTACAAAACTGTACAGCGGATACTGTCGTCTGCTTCTAGGTTCCTAGAAGTCTGCTCTGCCTGGACTGTCTCTGCTAAAGGCctggctgggctgagctgggctgagctgggctgagctgggctgagctgggctgagctgggctTTGATAATGCGACGGCGGACCCGGTACTCAGGTACGCACGTTGAGCTGACTGACAGGAAAAGCAGAGGGCGCACGCAAGATACCGGGGTTGAAATCTGACGTGACGGGGGTGGTTGGTAAATTTGAAATTCAGCCAGGCTGAATGTTGGTCGAAaataagaaggaagagaagaaggagaaaagaagtgGGAGAAGTTGGCAGACACTCGAGTAAAGGAAGTGTGCAGCTGCTGGTTGTCCAGTTGTAGTCTACCTAAGAGGGAGCCTGTGGACTAGACGGAACCATGGAAGCAAGGCAAGCAAGCGGATGTCGACCCAAGGCGTGGACTGTCGGTATAAGACCAGGAGAGTGCGAGTTCAAAAAAGCAGATCTCAGATCTCGCTGGCTTGTCTGCGATTATGCTCTCAGACAAGAGATCTCAGGGTGGCAGTGACTGCGTCGAGGTA
This genomic stretch from Fusarium fujikuroi IMI 58289 draft genome, chromosome FFUJ_chr09 harbors:
- a CDS encoding probable CYC8-general repressor of transcription; translated protein: MATSMGPNFSGHPAGMGHPGVAGHPMGPGGMPHNPGQQGAPGGMPHQFGGPMVSAPGAQVNPALMGGMPPGANPNAHALQHLNPTAQQQMLQQQLQQQHFGNPQAMAAMRQQQQHLLQQQQQARQLMAHQAFQANIQGGMPINMGQFSQLNPQQLHQLRRGLAPGQHPQAQAIMAQQLALQQHQQQQQQQQQQQQQQQQQQQVAHAQQMQAGPNPGQPMQMNAQSIQAMQQNQLALQNQMASQQGQQPQGQPQPQPQPQQQQQQSGQQQPQHTPQQSSQAGTPAPTGPQTPAQTPSSTPAQPSQLPPGQSQPQVPQTPAQSQAQPQPQPQAQSQPQPQAQHQQHQMSATTAQQLALQSQLLQQQRRDSMKGQCLLKLMQFSEHLSGFPGSKGRDDVSYWQGFVFRFFSPNGVFRHSLHITDAEDTTDKQYEIAYPAIARYFHTHFGSGVKNMQLIMDKGVTDRPLPGDCHCIENSKASFVYWFETGSHLVASGTLRAQFDAEQRIELFEFLTTSHDEFISRKQVIDAAKPAHMWMKEWHKTNSQDGKSPELSKKGKGRQLKSPQTQPPEVLVDLPDSAVNSKGVTEAVFQFLEIVEVMGQMNPLFQFYHSNPGLGPYQALDQYVSTQINGVPPNMNGQQIPPGARTPSFGQFPMGASPAAAHMNLPGSPHMGSPAPGHMQAPGMQMQQSQQGTGSSGPSANTSPASNKRRRPSAVKEEDGSGAPTPAANGMPRNAKPPTPRMPKRLKGNPPAQ